TTTAACAAAATTACACCGCCTGTTCTAGGATTTTTTCTTCCTGAACAAATGAATTTTCCCATTTCATAATATTTTTCCAAAAATTTTATGTGATCTTCTAAATGTTTTTCAACTTCACTTACTTCTTTTATATAATTCAAACTTACAATATACATTTTTTCACCTTACTTCTTTAATTCCTCTAAAGCCTCTTTTTGAACCGGTGTCAACGAAGCATAAAATTCTTCCTCATAATCGCCCAATCCAGCTGGATAATCTCCATTAAAACATTCCATGCAAAGCCCTGTATAAGGTGCGTCAAAATCAAGCCCTATTGACTCAATCAGCCCATCTATGCTAAGAAATGCAAGCGAATCTGCTCCTATATATTCTCTTACTTCCTCAACAGTTTTATTTGCCGAAATTAATTCAGATGATTTTGAAACATCTATTCCATAAAAAATAGGAAATTTAAATTCTGGAGATGCAATACGGACATGCACTTCCTTTGCTCCCGCTTCTTTTAACAGCTGAACTATACGGCTTGAAGTTGTCCCACGGACTATTGAGTCATCTATCATAACTACAACTTTATCTTTTACAACGCTTTTTACAGCAGATAATTTCATTCTGACACCTTGCTCACGTAATTCCTGAGTTGGCTGAATAAAAGTACGTGCTACATATTGATTTTTAATTAAGCCCATTTCATAAGGCTTTCCAATTTCTTCTGCATATCCGCTTGCCGCTGATAATGATGAATTTGGGACTCCAATTATAATATCTGCATGTTCAACTG
This is a stretch of genomic DNA from Leptotrichia hofstadii. It encodes these proteins:
- a CDS encoding YciI family protein, with product MYIVSLNYIKEVSEVEKHLEDHIKFLEKYYEMGKFICSGRKNPRTGGVILLNAESLSEVEKIILEDPFNINEIAEYEITEFFPTKYNKNFKIFVE